A genomic segment from Aspergillus puulaauensis MK2 DNA, chromosome 1, nearly complete sequence encodes:
- the ireA gene encoding bifunctional endoribonuclease/protein kinase IRE1 (BUSCO:EOG09260P2K;~COG:T;~EggNog:ENOG410PFXN;~InterPro:IPR015943,IPR008271,IPR018997,IPR018391, IPR010513,IPR038357,IPR011047,IPR000719,IPR011009;~PFAM:PF06479,PF00069,PF07714;~SECRETED:SignalP(1-27);~TransMembrane:1 (n11-21c25/26o506-524i);~go_function: GO:0004540 - ribonuclease activity [Evidence IEA];~go_function: GO:0004672 - protein kinase activity [Evidence IEA];~go_function: GO:0005515 - protein binding [Evidence IEA];~go_function: GO:0005524 - ATP binding [Evidence IEA];~go_process: GO:0006397 - mRNA processing [Evidence IEA];~go_process: GO:0006468 - protein phosphorylation [Evidence IEA]): MRWRLPGARPTLPASVALLLLPVLVAPQQLHEHHDAPSAVSVPIGPTGHVPAYSSSPSALNVKSNDASALATLALAGSGRAVRAPPSQSSSASAGLAPQLHARSLQDWEVEDFVLLATVDGSIHARDRKTGAPRWALEVPSSPTVESIYHRANRSSFDSTQPEDDFIWIVEPSQDGSLYIFSPDPNAGLQQLGLTVKELVDETPYSGTEPAVTYTARKETTLYTIDARTGSILRVFSSRGPMPSGPECRRADDLDAESDECESSSGTLVLGRVEYAVAIQNTETGDPICTLKYSEWTTNNRDVDLQSQYFRTMDQNHIYSMHDGVVLGFDHSQMERPRYTQRFSSPVVRVFDVARSVSGENPDVSQPLVLLSQPSQPPDPDYGSLDDRNDRVFIDYTEGGGWYAMSEDTYPLVTGRAKMAQYYEKDYFRHGQPLTSLSPKQQRAALAGVHSLNSPRIPRRQIPSISGSSSEFSNDTPREIIRSPSDAALPPALRHSTIIRKGWDNALDIVVTLILLFFGTFIWFNSHNIQELAKQKLDIKNIISAYGQPPLSAPSTPLVDTSSLKRDSSTVRAVNDVTADLKVDGSRNDGDLTPKQRSRSSIAPDTTPRVRIREPSRQPDGDDDVEELSLQDAEKPKKRRPRGRRGGKNHKPKGKKPDGTNENSDHADGTLQPPSRPDTGLSLTRTASNEVFEMDGVIQIGRLKVFTADVLGHGSHGTVVYRGSFDGRDVAVKRMLVEFYDIASHEVGLLQESDDHNNVIRYYCREQAAGFFYIALELCPASLQDVVERPTGFPQLVNGGLDMPDVLRQIVAGVRYLHSLKIVHRDLKPQNILVASPRGRIGSRSIRLLISDFGLCKKLEDNQSSFRATTAHAAGTSGWRAPELLVDDEKSPAMQSSDSQHTESSEPAVVDPQTNRRATRAIDIFSLGCVFYYVLTRGCHPFDKNGKFMREANIVKGSFSLDELKHLGEYAFEADDLIRSMLSIDPRQRPDASAVLTHPFFWEPSDRLSFLCDVSDHFEFEPRDPPSDALLCLESVSPEVIGPDMDFLKLLPRDFKESLGKQRKYTGSKMLDLLRALRNKRNHYNDMPGPLKAHIGGLPEGYLNYWTVRFPSLLMSCHWVIVELGLTGTDRFKRYFTPLE, from the exons ATGCGGTGGCGGCTGCCTGGTGCCCGGCCGACACTCCCCGCCAGCGTCGCACTCCTCCTACTTCCTGTTCTTGTCGctccgcagcagctgcatgaACATCACGATGCCCCCTCCGCCGTATCCGTTCCCATAGGACCTACGGGTCACGTTCCCGCATACTCTTCATCCCCCTCCGCGTTGAACGTGAAATCCAACGATGCGAGCGCCCTAGCAACCCTGGCTCTGGCGGGCTCCGGCCGCGCCGTTCGAGCCCCTCCCAGCCAGTCCAGCAGTGCTTCTGCTGGCCTGGCCCCGCAGCTGCACGCGCGGTCTTTGCAAGATTGGGAGGTCGAGGACTTTGTTCTGCTGGCGACCGTCGATGGTAGCATTCACGCTCGAGACCGTAAGACCGGTGCTCCCCGCTGGGCCCTCGAGGTCCCGAGTAGCCCGACGGTCGAGAGCATTTACCATCGAGCGAATCGCTCGAGCTTCGACAGTACCCAGCCAGAAGATGACTTCATCTGGATTGTCGAGCCAAGCCAAGATGGCAGCCTCTATATCTTCAGTCCCGATCCCAATGCTGGCCTGCAGCAGCTAGGGTTGACCGTGAAGGAGCTCGTGGATGAGACGCCCTATTCGGGGACCGAACCGGCCGTAACTTATACCgcgaggaaggagacgaCGCTTTATACTATTGACGCCCGGACTGGTTCGATTCTGCGGGTGTTTAGCTCTAGGGGCCCGATGCCCTCTGGACCGGAGTGCCGTAGGGCTGACGATCTCGATGCAGAGTCCGATGAGTGCGAGTCTTCATCGGGGACCTTGGTTCTAGGTCGAGTTGAATACGCCGTCGCTATTCAGAACACGGAAACTGGTGATCCGATTTGCACCTTGAAATACTCCGAGTGGACGACCAACAACCGCGACGTTGATCTCCAAAGCCAGTACTTTCGGACAATGGACCAAAACCATATCTACAGTATGCATGACGGGGTTGTTTTGGGCTTTGACCATTCGCAAATGGAGCGTCCCCGCTATACGCAGCGGTTCTCCTCGCCTGTTGTGCGGGTCTTTGACGTTGCTCGCTCGGTTAGCGGTGAAAATCCAGATGTTTCACAACCACTCGTTCTTCTCTCCCAACCTTCGCAGCCCCCGGATCCTGATTATGGCTCACTTGATGATCGTAATGACCGTGTGTTCATCGATTACACCGAAGGCGGCGGTTGGTATGCCATGTCTGAGGACACCTACCCACTTGTTACCGGACGAGCGAAGATGGCTCAATATTACGAGAAAGACTATTTCCGCCATGGACAGCCGCTTACGAGCTTGTCCCCAAAGCAACAACGAGCCGCATTGGCCGGTGTCCATTCCCTCAACAGCCCACGGATCCCCCGCCGTCAGATTCCCAGCATATCTGGTTCGTCGTCGGAGTTTTCGAACGATACTCCTCGAGAGATTATCCGAAGCCCGTCCGATGCAGCTTTACCACCAGCTCTCCGTCACAGCACCATCATTCGCAAGGGTTGGGACAACGCCCTTGATATTGTCGTCACGCTTATCCTGCTCTTTTTTGGCACTTTTATCTGGTTCAACTCTCACAACATCCAAGAGCTGGCGAAGCAAAAGCTTGACATAAAGAATATCATCTCCGCCTACGGGCAGCCGCCTCTATCTGCCCCCTCAACGCCGCTCGTTGACACATCCTCTCTAAAGCGAGATTCGAGTACTGTCCGTGCGGTCAACGATGTTACAGCTGATCTTAAGGTTGATGGATCTCGCAATGATGGTGATTTGACACCAAAGCAAAGATCACGCAGCTCTATTGCGCCCGATACCACCCCGCGGGTTCGTATCCGCGAACCATCGCGCCAGCcggatggcgacgatgacgtGGAAGAGCTCTCTCTACAGGACGCcgagaagccgaagaaaagGCGCCCTCGCGGACGTCGTGGTGGCAAGAATCACAAACCTAAAGGGAAGAAACCCGATGGTACCAATGAAAACTCCGACCATGCTGATGGCACCCTCCAACCACCATCTCGGCCAGATACTGGACTATCATTGACACGCACCGCATCTAATGAGGTCTTTGAAATGGACGGCGTGATTCAAATTGGCCGGCTCAAGGTCTTCACAGCTGATGTACTCGGTCATGGAAGTCACGGTACAGTAGTGTACCGAGGCTCGTTTGATGGCCGAGATGTCGCCGTCAAACGCATGCTGGTTGAGTTCTACGACATTGCATCCCACGAGGTTGGGTTGCTTCAAGAGAGCGACGATCATAATAACGTTATTCGGTACTACTGCCGAGAGCAGGCAGCCGGTTTCTTTTACATTGCCCTAGAGCTGTGCCCTGCTTCCTTGCAGGATGTGGTAGAGCGGCCAACAGGGTTTCCTCAACTGGTCAATGGGGGGTTGGACATGCCCGACGTCTTGCGTCAAATTGTCGCTGGTGTGCGGTACCTCCATTCTCTAAAAATCGTGCATCGTGATCTCAAACCCCAGAATATCTTGGTTGCGTCACCTCGAGGCCGTATAGGCTCTCGATCCATTCGCCTTCTGATCTCCGACTTCGGCCTGTGCAAGAAACTCGAGGACAACCAAAGCTCATTCAGGGCAACCACAGCTCACGCTGCTGGTACGTCCGGATGGAGGGCGCCTGAACTGCTTGTAGACGACGAGAAAAGCCCGGCCATGCAGAGCTCAGATTCTCAGCATACGGAGTCATCCGAGCCTGCAGTCGTTGATCCTCAGACAAATCGACGAGCTACTCGTGCCATTGATATATTCTCTTTGGGGTGCGTGTTCTACTATGTCCTCACTCGCGGATGCCATCCTTTTGACAAGAACGGCAAGTTCATGCGCGAGGCGAACATTGTGAAGGGCAGTTTCAGCCTTGATGAACTCAAGCACCTTGGAGAGTATGCGTTCGAAGCGGATGATCTAATCCGGTCAATGTTATCTATTGACCCTCGTCAACG CCCCGACGCCAGCGCTGTCTTGACCCACCCCTTCTTCTGGGAGCCATCAGACCGCCTCAGCTTTCTCTGTGACGTTTCTGACCATTTCGAGTTCGAACCGAGAGACCCGCCGTCTGATGCCCTTCTATGTCTAGAGTCCGTATCTCCCGAAGTCATCGGGCCGGACATGGATTTCTTGAAACTGCTCCCTCGAGATTTCAAAGAGAGCCTCGGCAAGCAGCGCAAGTACACGGGATCCAAAATGCTCGATTTGCTACGCGCACTCCGAAACAAGCGTAACCACTACAACGATATGCCCGGGCCTCTGAAGGCCCACATCGGCGGACTCCCTGAGGGGTATCTGAACTACTGGACCGTGCGATTCCCCAGCCTCCTGATGAGCTGTCATTGGGTGATTGTGGAGTTGGGATTGACCGGCACTGATCGCTTCAAGCGGTATTTTACTCCGTTAGAATAG
- a CDS encoding uncharacterized protein (COG:Q;~EggNog:ENOG410PWSF;~InterPro:IPR002925,IPR029058;~PFAM:PF01738;~go_function: GO:0016787 - hydrolase activity [Evidence IEA]), with translation MTCEACRTIPPVISEGYTPQGTSSAIDGLDFDTCTPYQQHLLKKDFCVNKTDITGPTTAKTAILTIYDIFGNSPQTTQGADLLSARLNALVLIPDFFKGDGAKQEWIPPDTEEKTAALMAFVREKASWADAAKGINGVVDAYRAAFPFVGKWGAYGLCWGGKVLALGSGEGSPFSGTVQVHPGRMAKEDAETLTIPHAILASKDEPADEVEAYDEVIKRKRLGGFVETYGDMWHGWMGARAELQKEASLKEYTRGYGQLGDFFEKCLS, from the exons ATGACCTGCGAAGCCTGCCGCACCATCCCACCGGTTATCTCTGAGGGCTATACCCCCCAAGGAACCTCATCTGCCATCGATGGACTAGACTTCGATACCTGTACTCCTTACCAACAGCATCTCTTGAAAAAAGACTTCTGTGTTAACAAAACAGACATAACCGGTCCCACGACCGCCAAAACCGCCATCCTAACAATCTACGATATCTTCGGCAACTCCCCTCAAACCACACAAGGCGCCGACCTCCTTTCAGCCCGCCtcaacgccctcgtcctgATCCCCGATTTCTTCAAAGGCGACGGCGCAAAGCAGGAATGGATCCCGCCAGACACGGAGGAGAAGACGGCGGCCCTGATGGCGTTTGTCCGCGAGAAGGCGTCGTGGGCGGATGCGGCCAAGGGGATCAATGGCGTTGTGGATGCGTATAGGGCTGCATTCCCGTTTGTCGGGAAATGGGGCGCTTATGGGCTTTGCTGGGGTGGGAAAGTGCTGGCTTTGGGTTCTGGGGAGGGGTCGCCTTTTAGTGGGACGGTGCAGGTTCATCCTGG ACGGATGGCCAAAGAAGATGCGGAGACGTTGACGATTCCTCATGCGATTCTTGCGTCCAAGGATGAGCCTGCCGATGAAGTTGAGGCATATGATGAGGTTatcaagaggaagaggctggGCGGTTTTGTGGAGACGTACGGGGACATGTGGCATGGGTGGATGGGGGCAAGGGCTGAATTGCAGAAGGAGGCCAGTCTGAAGGAGTATACTCGAGG ATATGGACAGCTGGGGGATTTCTTTGAGAAATGTTTGTCATAG
- a CDS encoding putative MFS sugar transporter (COG:G;~EggNog:ENOG410PJ1B;~InterPro:IPR005828,IPR003663,IPR036259,IPR020846;~PFAM:PF00083,PF07690;~TransMembrane:12 (i37-54o95-116i123-141o153-173i185-205o217-234i303-325o345-362i369-387o399-418i439-457o469-488i);~go_component: GO:0016020 - membrane [Evidence IEA];~go_component: GO:0016021 - integral component of membrane [Evidence IEA];~go_function: GO:0022857 - transmembrane transporter activity [Evidence IEA];~go_process: GO:0055085 - transmembrane transport [Evidence IEA]) has protein sequence MVIVGKQREEDVAEPVLEKLVREDRTPWYKKPNLRSLYLILFPACMGIEITSGFDSQIINVVQIVYTWNKYFGKDTGELTDDGLPKYEIVSELKGFLAAAYSLGAVLALPFVPWVNQTFGRRWTIMFGSLVSLLGAFLQGFSNGTAMYCMARIILGFGIPFCIVAGSSLLGELGYPKERPFLTSLFNSSYFIGSIVAASVGLGTVDIKTDWAWRTPSLLQIAPAMVQIVFVMFLPESPRYLISKDRTEEAHDILVKYHAEGNRDSVIVKAEIAQIEKTIRIELEDAKNTWGDMFRTAGMRRRLLITAALGLFTQWSGNTLISYYLSDLLDMVNITDSVVKSKINVGINCWGFVTGTVLALTSPRFKRRTMYLTTACAMLCVYTSWTISMARFLQTGARAAGVTTIVFIFLYSPAYNLGYNALTYTYLVEIFPYIGRSRGLSWFQFFGRGATFFATYVNPIGLDRIAWKWLIFYCCLLAFELVFIYFFFPETQGRTLEELSFLFEGQEKANAVAAVVHKQIDEPEPQKAATTEIHEEKV, from the exons ATGGTCATCGTGGGCAAGcagcgcgaggaggatgtcgcGGAGCCCGTCTTGGAGAAATTGGTCAGGGAAGACCGCACGCCATGGTACAAAAAGCCTAACCTGAGGAGTCTGTATTTGATTCTCTTCCCGGCTTGCATGGGCATTGAAATCACGTCTGGCTTCGATTCTCAGATCATCAACGTTGTCCAGATCGTGTATACTTGGAACAAAT ATTTCGGCAAAGACACTGGCGAGTTAACGGACGACGGTCTACCGAAATACGAAATCGTTAGTGAACTAAAGGGCTTTCTTGCAGCCGCGTATTCCCTCGGCGCTGTCCTCGCGCTTCCCTTTGTGCCCTGGGTTAACCAGACATTCGGCCGCCGATGGACCATTATGTTCGGGTCCCTAGTTAGTCTCCTGGGggctttcctccagggctTCTCCAATGGAA CTGCTATGTATTGCATGGCACGAATCATCCTCGGTTTCGGCATCCCCTTCTGCATTGTTGCGGGTTCATCGTTGCTCGGTGAATTGGGGTACCCCAAAGAACGACCATTCCTCACTTCGCTGTTCAATTCGTCCTACTTTATCGGTTCGATTGTCGCCGCTTCCGTCGGCTTGGGCACTGTGGATATCAAGACGGACTGGGCCTGGAGAACTCCATCTCTACTCCAGATTGCACCAGCTATGGTACAGATAGTGTTTGTGAT GTTCCTTCCCGAGAGTCCTCGTTACCTGATCAGCAAAGACCGAACAGAGGAGGCTCACGACATACTCGTCAAGTACCATGCCGAAGGCAATCGTGATTCTGTCATTGTGAAGGCTGAAATCGCCCAGATCGAGAAAACCATCAGGATCGAGCTGGAAGACGCCAAAAACACTTGGGGGGATATGTTCCGCACCGCCGGTATGCGCCGCCGTCTCTTAATTACTGCCGCTCTCGGTTTATTCACCCAATGGTCTGGAAATACTTTAATCTC CTACTATCTGAGTGACTTGCTTGATATGGTGAACATCACGGACTCGGTTGTGAAGTCGAAAATCAACGTTGGAATCAATTGCTGGGGTTTTGTCACCGGAACCGTTCTCGCCCTGACCTCACCTCGCTTCAAGCGTAGAACAATGTACCTCACCACTGCCTGTGCCATGCTATGCGTGTACACTTCCTGGACCATCTCGATGGCAAGATTCCTCCAGACAGGAGCCCGCGCCGCTGGCGTTACGACCATTGTGTTTATCTTCCTGTACTCTCCGGCATATAACTTAGGCTATAATGCTCTAACCTACA CATACCTGGTTGAAATATTCCCTTACATCGGCCGGTCCCGCGGCCTCTCATGGTTCCAGTTCTTTGGCCGCGGGGCGACCTTCTTCGCCACCTATGTCAATCCCATTGGACTCGACCGCATCGCGTGGAAATGGTTGATCTTTTACTGCTGCTTGTTGGCATTTGAACTTGTATTcatctacttcttcttcccggaGACCCAGGGTCGCACGCTTGAAGAGTTGTCTTTCC TGTTCGAGGGCCAGGAGAAGGCCAACgcggttgctgctgttgtgcATAAGCAGATTGACGAGCCGGAGCCGCAAAAAGCGGCGACAACTGAGATTCACGAGGAGAAGGTGTAA
- a CDS encoding urease accessory protein UreG (COG:K,O;~EggNog:ENOG410PK35;~InterPro:IPR004400,IPR027417,IPR003495;~PFAM:PF02492;~go_function: GO:0003924 - GTPase activity [Evidence IEA];~go_function: GO:0016151 - nickel cation binding [Evidence IEA];~go_process: GO:0006807 - nitrogen compound metabolic process [Evidence IEA]) gives MSLEGGLKGIHSAGQREAVVAERTPDVRRNEKLSVQCHPPAKRGDQQLSQPLTAPHHTSSILIAIKAPQLRIMAHSHSHSHDNIADHGHSHEILDGPGSYINREQPLYEGRDWRDRAFTIGIGGPVGSGKTALMLALCRALREEYNIAAVTNDIFTREDAEFLTRNKALSPERIRAIETGGCPHAAVREDISANLLALQNLHRQFQTDLLLIESGGDNLAANYSRELADFIIYVIDVAGGDKVPRKGGPGITGSDLLVVNKIDLAEAVGADISVMERDAAKMREGGPTVFAVVKRDEGVDHIANLVLSAWKASGAYELSLQRWKNGGQRGSGSVDA, from the exons ATGAGTCTTGAAGGAGGTCTGAAGGGAATCCACAGTGCTGGCCAGAGAGAAGCTGTGGTCGCCGAACGGACGCCGGACGTTCGCCGGAACGAGAAGCTGTCAGTCCAATGTCACCCGCCAGCCAAGCGGGGTGATCAGCAGCTCTCTCAACCCCTCACTGCACCACACCACACCTCGTCCATATTAATCGCTATTAAGGCACCCCAGCTGAGAATCATGGCGCACTCCCACTCGCACTCCCACGACAATATCGCCGACCATGGCCACTCGCACGAGATCCTCGACGGCCCGGGCTCGTACATCAACCGCGAACAGCCGCTGTACGAGGGCCGTGACTGGCGAGACCGGGCCTTCACAATTGGAATCGGAGG CCCCGTCGGGTCAGGAAAGACGGCTCTCATGCTAGCTCTCTGCCGCGCCCTTCGCGAGGAATACAACATTGCGGCCGTCACAAACGACATCTTCACCCG AGAAGACGCCGAGTTCCTCACCCGCAACAAAGCCCTCTCGCCCGAGCGCATCCGCGCCATTGAAACAGGCGGCTGCCCGCACGCCGCCGTCCGCGAAGACATCAGCGccaacctcctcgccctgcagAACCTCCACCGCCAGTTCCAAAcagacctcctcctcatcgagTCCGGCGGCGACAACCTTGCCGCAAACTACTCGCGCGAGCTCGCCGACTTCATCATCTACGTTATTGATGTCGCGGGCGGCGACAAGGTGCCCCGCAAGGGCGGGCCCGGTATTACAGGCTCCGACCTGCTGGTTGTGAACAAGATTGATCTTGCGGAGGCCGTGGGTGCGGATATCTCGGTGATGGAGCGGGATGCGGCGAAGATGCGCGAGGGCGGGCCTACGGTCTTTGCGGTTGTGAAGAGGGATGAGGGCGTTGACCATATAGCCAACCTGGTTCTCAGTGCGTGGAAGGCTAGCGGTGCATATGAGCTTAGTCTGCAGCGGTGGAAGAATGGGGGGCAGAGGGGATCTGGAAGTGTCGATGCTTAG
- a CDS encoding uncharacterized protein (SECRETED:SignalP(1-18)), which produces MKIFSTLTSLALISAATAGTIVRWHGCVEGEYKQTITDGSSCAAVSGFLNTNLCRVEVPPPGRDHCTFYTNGCWNPFDGDTYECRAGEACDTRAWKAIASYKCWTE; this is translated from the coding sequence ATGAAGATTTTCAGCACCCTCACTAGCCTAGCCCTCATATCCGCCGCAACCGCCGGCACGATCGTGAGATGGCACGGATGCGTCGAAGGCGAATACAAGCAAACCATCACAGACGGGTCCAGCTGCGCCGCCGTAAGCGGCTTCCTGAACACCAATCTATGCAGGGTGGAAGTGCCCCCGCCAGGAAGGGATCACTGCACGTTCTACACCAATGGCTGCTGGAACCCGTTTGATGGCGATACCTACGAGTGCAGGGCTGGAGAGGCCTGCGATACGAGAGCCTGGAAGGCGATTGCTTCTTATAAATGCTGGACTGAGTAG
- a CDS encoding tyrosinase family protein (COG:S;~EggNog:ENOG410Q24I;~InterPro:IPR008922,IPR002227;~PFAM:PF00264;~SECRETED:SignalP(1-18);~go_function: GO:0016491 - oxidoreductase activity [Evidence IEA]) has protein sequence MQLLYFLAALGAAVMATAQECTSEAALIRKEWSALSDEERLNYIDALWCLRDIPSVLPSDQFPGVKDHLDDFVATHINYTTVIHRNAVFLPWHRHYIHLWETTLREQCGYNGTVPYWDWTQNTNFTTNPLFDTTQGPNTSLSGDGAYNASEQHPIESLPPSGHGGGCVLDGPFKAWPVNMGPFSRQQAYAHAALPETAYAYNPRCLQRNLQPAIIEHYNNASVVQSILAAPGIDGFLDILEPSTGALGAHAAGHNAVGPTMADVFTSPQEPSFMLHHAMIDRLWSIWQRSGEGDSESYGVSRLEVLNGTAVYGNPPEAEIVTLDTVVEFGPLDGPRTIGELMDVQAAEYCYRYDE, from the exons atgCAGCTTCTCTATTTTCTTGCAGCCCTTGGTGCCGCCGTAATGGCCACAGCACAGGAATGTACCTCTGAGGCGGCCCTTATCCGGAAAGAATG GAGCGCTCTTTCCGACGAGGAGCGCCTCAACTATATCGACGCCCTCTGGTGTCTGCGCGATATCCCCTCTGTCCTTCCAAGCGACCAGTTCCCCGGGGTCAAGGACCATCTGGATGACTTTGTGGC AACACACATCAACTATACCACGGTCATCCACCGCAACGCCGTCTTCCTCCCCTGGCACCGCCACTACATCCACCTGTGGGAAACGACTCTGCGCGAGCAATGCGGGTACAACGGCACTGTGCC CTACTGGGACTGGACCCAAAACACCAACttcaccaccaaccccctcTTCGACACAACCCAAGGCCCCAACACCTCCCTCTCCGGTGACGGCGCATACAACGCCTCCGAGCAACACCCCATCGAATCCCTCCCCCCCTCcggccacggcggcggctgcGTCCTCGACGGCCCCTTCAAAGCCTGGCCCGTAAACATGGGCCCCTTCTCGCGGCAACAAGCCTACGCCCACGCCGCCCTCCCAGAAACCGCCTACGCCTACAACCCCCGCTGTCTCCAGCGTAATCTCCAGCCTGCGATAATCGAGCACTACAATAACGCCTCCGTCGTCCAGTCCATCCTCGCCGCTCCCGGTATCGATGGGTTCTTAGATATCCTGGAGCCGAGCACCGGCGCACTCGGGGCGCATGCGGCTGGCCATAATGCCGTTGGACCGACTATGGCTGATGTGTTTACGTCGCCCCAGGAGCCGAGCTTCATGTTGCACCATGCGATGATTGACCGGCTTTGGAGTATTTGGCAGCGCTCTGGGGAGGGAGACTCGGAAAGTTATGGGGTTTCGAGActggaggtgttgaatgGGACGGCTGTCTATGGAAATCCGCCCGAGGCGGAGATTGTGACGCTGGATACGGTGGTGGAGTTTGGGCCGTTGGATGGGCCCAGGACGATTGGGGAGTTGATGGATGTGCAGGCTGCGGAGTATTGTTATCGGTATGATGAGTAG
- a CDS encoding uncharacterized protein (COG:S;~EggNog:ENOG410Q2T4;~SECRETED:SignalP(1-21)) gives MRVTTNFSLLALLALVSSSAAKMTTVGLETADDSHAIVVPLDDCHDIGQDEVHTVHITKKCRVFTGRMCTGTTVALQPGQHTSDEAPVRVGSVLCEEPDLF, from the exons ATGCGCGTCACGACAaatttctccctcctcgccctcctcgccctcgtctcctcctcagcgGCGAAAATGACAACG GTCGGTCTAGAAACAGCAGACGATAGCCACGCGATCGTTGTCCCATTGGATGACTGCCACGATATCGGCCAGGA CGAGGTCCACACGGTGCACATTACGAAGAAGTGTCGCGTTTTCAC AGGCCGAATGTGCACCGGCACCACCGTCGCCCTTCAGCCAGGCCAGCACACGAGCGACGAGGCGCCTGTTCGGGTTGGGAGCGTGTTGTGTGAGGAGCCGGATTTGTTCTAA